Proteins encoded by one window of bacterium:
- a CDS encoding IS5 family transposase (programmed frameshift) — protein MTTRHRSKRRLRTIWRIPDDLWAQLQPLLPPEKPPGTNGRPVVPFRQVMDGILYVLRTGCQWKALPQEYGSGSTCHRRFQAWVEAGIFERLWAKLLTRYDELRSIQWRWQSLDSVTVKAPLGGRKTGPNPTDRGKLGTKRHTLTDQRGAPLAVVVTGANCHDMKAARITLDSLAVRRPRPTLDNPQHLCLDKGYDYPEIEAAVRKRHYTLHLRHRGECVPRRRRHPARRWVVERTGAWHNRFRKLLIRFEKRVSNYLGLVHLACCLIVYRLAILG, from the exons ATGACAACGCGGCATCGGTCGAAGCGACGATTACGCACGATCTGGCGCATCCCCGACGATCTCTGGGCCCAACTCCAGCCGCTCCTGCCTCCGGAAAAGCCGCCCGGGACCAATGGGCGTCCGGTTGTCCCCTTCCGCCAAGTCATGGACGGCATCCTGTACGTGCTTCGCACCGGCTGCCAGTGGAAGGCCTTGCCCCAGGAATATGGGTCCGGCTCCACGTGCCATCGCCGCTTCCAGGCGTGGGTCGAGGCCGGCATCTTCGAACGGCTGTGGGCGAAGCTGCTGACCCGGTACGACGAGCTCCGAAGTATCCAGTGGCGCTGGCAATCGCTCGACAGCGTCACGGTCAAGGCGCCGTTGGGGGGGCGCA AAACAGGCCCCAATCCGACGGATCGCGGCAAGCTCGGCACGAAACGGCACACGCTGACCGATCAGCGCGGCGCCCCGCTCGCAGTCGTCGTAACCGGTGCCAACTGCCATGACATGAAGGCGGCGAGGATCACATTGGACAGCCTTGCCGTCCGGCGCCCCCGACCGACGCTCGACAACCCTCAGCACCTGTGCCTTGACAAGGGGTACGACTACCCGGAGATCGAGGCCGCGGTGCGGAAGCGGCATTACACTCTCCACCTCCGTCACCGCGGCGAGTGCGTCCCGCGACGTCGGCGGCATCCAGCGCGTCGTTGGGTCGTTGAGCGCACAGGCGCGTGGCATAATCGATTCCGCAAGCTGTTAATCCGCTTCGAGAAGCGCGTCAGCAACTATCTAGGGTTGGTCCATTTGGCGTGCTGCCTAATCGTCTACCGACTAGCGATCCTGGGATAG
- a CDS encoding cation:proton antiporter — translation MGLAAGALRIVPAGVIALVREAKLDERLGTVLEGEAVVNDAVAIVLFGLAGATAPGVGAAVAGFVWLLAGGAVAGALVGTAVAYALRGVTEPVVEAIGSLEPIPKPMVRQYT, via the coding sequence GTGGGCCTGGCCGCGGGGGCGCTGCGCATCGTTCCGGCGGGGGTCATCGCGCTCGTCCGCGAGGCCAAGCTCGACGAGCGCCTCGGCACGGTGCTCGAGGGCGAGGCGGTCGTCAACGACGCCGTGGCGATCGTCCTGTTTGGCCTGGCCGGCGCCACCGCGCCCGGCGTGGGCGCCGCCGTGGCGGGGTTCGTCTGGTTGCTCGCCGGCGGCGCCGTCGCGGGCGCCCTGGTCGGAACGGCCGTCGCCTACGCGCTCCGGGGGGTCACCGAACCCGTGGTCGAAGCGATCGGCAGCTTAGAACCTATCCCAAAACCCATGGTAAGGCAGTATACTTAG
- a CDS encoding MBL fold metallo-hydrolase, whose translation MVSPPTPPEAPFRTITAPNSSPYTLEGTNTYLLGRRLVVVVDPGPDDPAHVSAVLDAVRAGGGELALILVTHSHGDHLGAAGSLALGGRVPIRRWAFGDRPLADGETIDEGGLALRALHTPGHAADHVVFHWPAERVLFSGDLILGSGTVVLQAREDALADYLASLERVGRLDLAVIAPGHGPLIEDPGARIEEYLAHRRMRERQVLDALTGGARTPGEIVGVIYSELDPVLHPAAESTVRAHLLKLVREGRVQREENRYHRP comes from the coding sequence ATGGTCTCGCCGCCCACGCCGCCCGAGGCGCCGTTCCGCACGATCACGGCTCCCAACTCATCGCCCTACACGCTCGAGGGGACGAATACGTATCTCCTCGGGCGGCGTCTGGTCGTCGTCGTCGACCCCGGCCCGGACGACCCGGCGCACGTCAGCGCGGTGCTCGACGCGGTACGCGCCGGCGGCGGCGAACTCGCGCTGATCCTGGTGACGCACAGCCACGGGGATCATCTCGGCGCGGCGGGATCGCTGGCCCTGGGCGGCCGGGTGCCGATTCGGCGTTGGGCGTTCGGGGACAGGCCGCTCGCGGACGGCGAGACCATCGATGAAGGCGGGCTCGCGCTCCGCGCCCTGCACACGCCGGGCCACGCGGCCGATCACGTTGTCTTTCATTGGCCCGCGGAACGGGTGCTGTTCTCCGGAGACCTCATCCTCGGCTCGGGCACCGTGGTGCTGCAGGCGCGCGAGGACGCGCTTGCGGACTACCTCGCGTCCCTCGAGCGCGTCGGGCGGCTCGATCTGGCGGTGATCGCCCCTGGGCACGGGCCGTTGATTGAGGATCCCGGCGCGCGCATCGAGGAATACCTCGCGCACCGCCGGATGCGCGAGCGGCAGGTCCTGGACGCGTTGACGGGCGGCGCCCGCACGCCGGGGGAGATCGTCGGCGTGATCTACAGCGAGCTCGATCCGGTGCTGCACCCGGCCGCCGAGAGCACGGTGCGGGCCCACCTGTTGAAACTGGTTCGAGAGGGACGGGTGCAGCGGGAGGAGAACCGGTACCACCGTCCGTAG